A single Alosa sapidissima isolate fAloSap1 chromosome 17, fAloSap1.pri, whole genome shotgun sequence DNA region contains:
- the LOC121688032 gene encoding centrosome and spindle pole-associated protein 1 isoform X5: MLPEEVRKHPSSDKMTLDDGVAYLEMKSILDDSSKENVPVETPSQSMQRKDDSAGLSLPLGEEYERKKQRLKQELRMDYRRYVSQKNDLTSEEACAQPQELSLPIRERRSAKARLRDERNKEYNAFLKEKGTQAAVTRTLPDSWKVQFQDRLSPPLSKPTRGSPPPDPRGHLAETLSSRRDAATLTDSRVQQAGTPRRRWGGTPVRLERKPRRPQGHYYNSEEDLSYGEEDEEYEEEELDYMSRRRPRPRELIGYLGKRERRVHRHRPDRIVQERREPQAPILQAEEYIEESRRTLSAIHNPNLQAEPAPVKTSERSRSVANKNMADFSTGLIIGTAEGDLAQQRRKERYRQELLEQMAEQQKNKKKEKELELRVAASGAVDPEKQPDRIKQFGAVNREYEGRRRRDVPYRPGPTLDSLGGNSARQPPEERAGGAEERTPPERPHVAFQSPPLVDYSTSLAQLAAASGGGRVEAGGAPINEDFHRNLSGTLGEMIAPRITGAPPPVPPTLPDAYHTPYDDAYYYYAARNPLDPNLAYYGPGAVGVASYPHLPMGVPQPLRPGQSTSLIQVPSQLGMAPSGMGVFAVDRSKQSKENALSYQEALKQQGWMEYISEEEIRAEWSQHFQKIRERQERKMRELEERERCDAKLEAEMKNYKPWGRGGGGAPIKDDHGNLISDLKRMHQCNEEAYLNPESRRGTGNTGRNAPTPREDRPPSVHMMAGYPQGQAGSHARGNVFRDMPTPQQLHEQDRYKEYLKQQIAEKRRKDAEERERQRLEEEREEKKLAEQRARIQQEYEEELDKRRRKEMEQLAKNEELVRQAEERRKEAERRKKEEEERASQALRQQDERERQARLEEVKRAPSPPIPTLQKKLGRQRAPRPPSADSRQSAGASTVRSLSAPHSPPVPARRNQLRAKEEKQSVISELSALSKQLRNEQRRLERQRLQTEREDMDTPLRERRRERPPVDVFDMARLRMQVSTKRPSSRTQGPVNIQNIHDFNQLKYRDSTSREEVRQAYPDPPCDDYSLELQQQALLRHQQRKINNMRKDRTDYFDLSSPSRALHHQRLCSQTTESTEEGTRPTLLQSESAFIDSHAGAFPEPCEERRERQTSARERRRLQRRIEFDEDLDALSGQREADGPSDAQSLRSLESVRERNHQRMRPLEDMSKQSGRPGELYPDEDDEFWQTTSPPLDRRVSVDTVATEPWLRPGTTETLKNFLAGRRPLSKETVTEDWEGPSTYHG, from the exons ATGTTACCAGAAGAGGTTAGAAAGCATCCGTCTTCTGACAAAATGACTTTGGACGATGGTGTGGCTTATTTGGAAATGAAG AGTATACTTGATGACTCTTCAAAGGAAAACGTGCCCGTGGAGACACCCTCGCAGTCAATGCAGCGAAAAG ACGACAGCGCTGGCCTTAGTTTGCCTTTAGGCGAAGAGTATGAGAGGAAGAAACAGAGGCTTAAACAAGAGCTTCGTATGGACTACAGAAGATATGTGTCACAG AAAAACGACTTGACCTCTGAAGAGGCATGTGCTCAACCGCAGGAACTTTCTCTCCCTATCAGAGAAAGGAGATCTGCCAAG GCACGGCTAAGAGATGAACGGAACAAAGAGTACAATGCCTTTCTTAAAGAAAAAGGAACGCAGGCGGCTGTAACCAGAACATTACCAGATTCATGGAAG GTACAATTTCAAGACCGCCTTTCACCGCCCTTGTCAAAACCTACACGGGGCTCCCCACCCCCTGACCCGAGGGGTCATCTGGCCGAGACGCTGTCATCCAGAAGAGACGCCGCCACACTAACAGATTCTCGAGTCCAACAGGCCGGCACACCACGCAGGCGGTGGGGAGGCACCCCTGTGCGCCTCGAAAGAAAGCCTCGGAGGCCCCAAGGCCATTACTACAACTCTGAGGAAGACCTGAGTTAtggggaggaggacgaggagtaTGAGGAGGAAGAGCTAGATTACATGTCCAGGAGGAGGCCCAGGCCTAGAGAGCTGATTGGATACttggggaagagggagaggagagtccATCGTCACAGACCCGACAG AATTgtccaggagaggagagagcctCAAGCCCCCATCCTCCAAGCAGAGGAATACATCGAGGAGAGCCGGCGGACGCTGTCAGCCATACACAACCCTAA TCTGCAGGCAGAACCAGCGCCAGTGAAGACCAGTGAGCGGTCCAGATCGGTGGCCAACAAGAACATGGCCGACTTCTCCACGGGGCTTATCATAG GGACAGCGGAAGGGGACCTGGCCCAGCAGAGGAGGAAGGAGCGCTACAGGCAGGAGCTGCTGGAGCAGATGGCTGAACAGCAGAAGAACAAGAAGAA GGAGAAGGAACTTGAACTCAGAGTTGCTGCTTCTGGAGCTGTAGACCCAGAAAAACAG CCTGACCGGATCAAGCAGTTCGGTGCGGTGAACCGGGAGTATGAGGGGAGGCGGCGGAGGGACGTGCCCTATCGCCCGGGGCCCACGCTGGACTCCTTGGGGGGCAACTCAGCCAGGCAGCCCCCCGAGGAGAGAGCTGGTGGTGCGGAGGAGAGGACACCCCCCGAGAGGCCTCACGTGGCCTTCCAGTCGCCCCCACTCGTGGACTACAGCACCAGCCTGGCCCAACTGGCCGCAGCCAGTGGTGGGGGCAGGGTGGAGGCCGGGGGAGCACCCATCAATGAGGACTTCCACAGGAACCTATCAGGCACGCTTGGAGAGATGATTGCACCAAG GATCACGGGTGCGCCTCCACCTGTTCCACCCACGCTGCCAGATGCTTACCACACTCCCTACGATGACGCCTACTATTACTACGCAGCCAGGAACCCGCTAGACCCCAATCTGGCTTACT acGGCCCCGGAGCTGTTGGTGTGGCTTCTTACCCCCATCTGCCCATGGGAGTCCCCCAGCCTCTGAGGCCCGGCCAGTCGACTTCTCTCATACA AGTGCCTAGTCAGCTTGGCATGGCCCCCTCTGGAATGGGAGTCTTTGCTGTTGACAGATCAAAACAGTCCAAGGAGAATGCACTGAGCTACCAGGAGGCTCTTAAACAGCAg GGCTGGATGGAATACATTTCAGAG GAAGAGATCAGGGCAGAGTGGAGTCAGCATTTCCAAAAG ATCCGTGAGCGTCAGGAGCGTAAGATGCGCGAGCTGGAGGAGCGCGAACGCTGCGACGCCAAACTGGAGGCCGAGATGAAGAACTACAAGCCCTGGGggcggggaggaggaggagccccTATCAAGGACGACCACGGCAACCTCATCA GTGACCTGAAACGGATGCACCAGTGCAACGAGGAGGCCTATTTGAACCCAGAGTCCCGCCGGGGGACGGGGAACACAGGCAGGAATGCTCCGACGCCACGGGAGGACAGGCCCCCCTCTGTCCACATGATGGCAG GCTATCCTCAGGGTCAGGCGGGGTCGCACGCCCGGGGCAACGTGTTCAGGGACATGCCCACGCCTCAGCAGCTCCACGAGCAGGACCGATACAAGGAGTACCTGAAGCAGCAG ATTGCGGAGAAGAGGCGCAAGGACGCGGAGGAGCGCGAGCGCCAGCGTCTGGAGGAGGAGCGGGAGGAGAAGAAGCTGGCGGAGCAGAGGGCTCGCATCCAGCAGGAGTACGAGGAGGAGCTGGACAAGAGGAGACGCAAAGAGATGGAG CAATTAGCCAAGAATGAGGAGCTGGTGCGGCaggcggaggagaggaggaaggaggcggagaggaggaagaaggaggaggaggagagagccagCCAGGCCCTGAGGCAGCAGgacgagcgagagagacaggcccgactggaggag gtgAAGAGAGCGCCGTCTCCTCCCATCCCAACCCTGCAGAAGAAGTTGGGGCGTCAGCGTGCCCCCAGACCCCCCTCCGCAGACAGCCGCCAGTCAGCGGGAGCCTCTACT GTTCGTTCCCTCTCTGCCCCTCACTCCCCACCTGTGCCTGCACGGCGGAATCAGCTCAGAGCCAAAG aggAGAAGCAATCTGTGatcagtgagctgtctgcacTGAGCAAACAGCTACGGAATGAGCAGAGGAggctggagagacagagactgcAGACCGAGAGAGAGGACATGGACACCCCACTCAgagagag GCGTAGAGAGCGCCCTCCGGTGGATGTGTTTGATATGGCGCGACTTCGCATGCAGGTTTCGACCAAGAGGCCATCCTCCAGAACCCAGGGGCCAGTCAACATCCAGAACATACACGACTTTAACCAGCTCAAGTACAGAG acagCACGTCCCGTGAGGAGGTGCGTCAGGCCTACCCAGACCCCCCGTGTGACGATTACAGTCTGGAGCTCCAGCAGCAGGCACTGCTACGCCACCAACAACGCAAGATCAACAACATGAGGAAAGATAGAACAg atTACTTCGATCTGTCATCCCCGTCCAGGGCGCTTCATCATCAG CGTCTCTGCTCCCAGACAACGGAGTCTACTGAAGAGGGCACCAGACCAACACTGCTGCAGTCCGAAAGTGCCTTCATTG ATTCCCATGCGGGTGCGTTCCCTGAGCCCTGTgaggagcggagagagagacagacctcAGCGCGGGAGAGGAGGCGACTGCAACGGAGGATTGAGTTTGATGAA GATCTGGATGCTCTGTCTGGGCAGCGCGAGGCAGACGGACCGTCAGACGCTCAGTCTCTCCGCAGTCTGGAGAGTGTGAGGGAGCGCAACCACCAGAGGATGAGACCCCTGGAGGACATGAGCAAGCAGAGCGGGAGACCAG GTGAGCTGTACCCAGACGAGGATGACGAGTTCTGGCAGACGACCTCCCCTCCCCTGGATAGACGCGTCTCTGTGGATACCGTTGCCACGGAGCCCTGGCTGAGGCCTGGCACCACGGAAACCCTGAAGAATTTCCTGGCAGGGCGACGACCGCTCAGCAAGGAAACTGTGACTGAGGACTGGGAGGGTCCTTCCACATACCATGGATGA
- the LOC121688032 gene encoding centrosome and spindle pole-associated protein 1 isoform X2, whose protein sequence is MLPEEVRKHPSSDKMTLDDGVAYLEMKSILDDSSKENVPVETPSQSMQRKDDSAGLSLPLGEEYERKKQRLKQELRMDYRRYVSQKNDLTSEEACAQPQELSLPIRERRSAKARLRDERNKEYNAFLKEKGTQAAVTRTLPDSWKVQFQDRLSPPLSKPTRGSPPPDPRGHLAETLSSRRDAATLTDSRVQQAGTPRRRWGGTPVRLERKPRRPQGHYYNSEEDLSYGEEDEEYEEEELDYMSRRRPRPRELIGYLGKRERRVHRHRPDRIVQERREPQAPILQAEEYIEESRRTLSAIHNPNLQAEPAPVKTSERSRSVANKNMADFSTGLIIGTAEGDLAQQRRKERYRQELLEQMAEQQKNKKKEKELELRVAASGAVDPEKQPDRIKQFGAVNREYEGRRRRDVPYRPGPTLDSLGGNSARQPPEERAGGAEERTPPERPHVAFQSPPLVDYSTSLAQLAAASGGGRVEAGGAPINEDFHRNLSGTLGEMIAPRITGAPPPVPPTLPDAYHTPYDDAYYYYAARNPLDPNLAYYGPGAVGVASYPHLPMGVPQPLRPGQSTSLIQVPSQLGMAPSGMGVFAVDRSKQSKENALSYQEALKQQGWMEYISEEEIRAEWSQHFQKIRERQERKMRELEERERCDAKLEAEMKNYKPWGRGGGGAPIKDDHGNLISDLKRMHQCNEEAYLNPESRRGTGNTGRNAPTPREDRPPSVHMMAGYPQGQAGSHARGNVFRDMPTPQQLHEQDRYKEYLKQQIAEKRRKDAEERERQRLEEEREEKKLAEQRARIQQEYEEELDKRRRKEMEQLAKNEELVRQAEERRKEAERRKKEEEERASQALRQQDERERQARLEEVKRAPSPPIPTLQKKLGRQRAPRPPSADSRQSAGASTVRSLSAPHSPPVPARRNQLRAKEEKQSVISELSALSKQLRNEQRRLERQRLQTEREDMDTPLRERRRERPPVDVFDMARLRMQVSTKRPSSRTQGPVNIQNIHDFNQLKYRDSTSREEVRQAYPDPPCDDYSLELQQQALLRHQQRKINNMRKDRTDYFDLSSPSRALHHQTTESTEEGTRPTLLQSESAFIDSVSLEEECEAYPDAPCDDHSVDIQQQALLRCQQRRINNMRKDRTDSHAGAFPEPCEERRERQTSARERRRLQRRIEFDEDLDALSGQREADGPSDAQSLRSLESVRERNHQRMRPLEDMSKQSGRPGELYPDEDDEFWQTTSPPLDRRVSVDTVATEPWLRPGTTETLKNFLAGRRPLSKETVTEDWEGPSTYHG, encoded by the exons ATGTTACCAGAAGAGGTTAGAAAGCATCCGTCTTCTGACAAAATGACTTTGGACGATGGTGTGGCTTATTTGGAAATGAAG AGTATACTTGATGACTCTTCAAAGGAAAACGTGCCCGTGGAGACACCCTCGCAGTCAATGCAGCGAAAAG ACGACAGCGCTGGCCTTAGTTTGCCTTTAGGCGAAGAGTATGAGAGGAAGAAACAGAGGCTTAAACAAGAGCTTCGTATGGACTACAGAAGATATGTGTCACAG AAAAACGACTTGACCTCTGAAGAGGCATGTGCTCAACCGCAGGAACTTTCTCTCCCTATCAGAGAAAGGAGATCTGCCAAG GCACGGCTAAGAGATGAACGGAACAAAGAGTACAATGCCTTTCTTAAAGAAAAAGGAACGCAGGCGGCTGTAACCAGAACATTACCAGATTCATGGAAG GTACAATTTCAAGACCGCCTTTCACCGCCCTTGTCAAAACCTACACGGGGCTCCCCACCCCCTGACCCGAGGGGTCATCTGGCCGAGACGCTGTCATCCAGAAGAGACGCCGCCACACTAACAGATTCTCGAGTCCAACAGGCCGGCACACCACGCAGGCGGTGGGGAGGCACCCCTGTGCGCCTCGAAAGAAAGCCTCGGAGGCCCCAAGGCCATTACTACAACTCTGAGGAAGACCTGAGTTAtggggaggaggacgaggagtaTGAGGAGGAAGAGCTAGATTACATGTCCAGGAGGAGGCCCAGGCCTAGAGAGCTGATTGGATACttggggaagagggagaggagagtccATCGTCACAGACCCGACAG AATTgtccaggagaggagagagcctCAAGCCCCCATCCTCCAAGCAGAGGAATACATCGAGGAGAGCCGGCGGACGCTGTCAGCCATACACAACCCTAA TCTGCAGGCAGAACCAGCGCCAGTGAAGACCAGTGAGCGGTCCAGATCGGTGGCCAACAAGAACATGGCCGACTTCTCCACGGGGCTTATCATAG GGACAGCGGAAGGGGACCTGGCCCAGCAGAGGAGGAAGGAGCGCTACAGGCAGGAGCTGCTGGAGCAGATGGCTGAACAGCAGAAGAACAAGAAGAA GGAGAAGGAACTTGAACTCAGAGTTGCTGCTTCTGGAGCTGTAGACCCAGAAAAACAG CCTGACCGGATCAAGCAGTTCGGTGCGGTGAACCGGGAGTATGAGGGGAGGCGGCGGAGGGACGTGCCCTATCGCCCGGGGCCCACGCTGGACTCCTTGGGGGGCAACTCAGCCAGGCAGCCCCCCGAGGAGAGAGCTGGTGGTGCGGAGGAGAGGACACCCCCCGAGAGGCCTCACGTGGCCTTCCAGTCGCCCCCACTCGTGGACTACAGCACCAGCCTGGCCCAACTGGCCGCAGCCAGTGGTGGGGGCAGGGTGGAGGCCGGGGGAGCACCCATCAATGAGGACTTCCACAGGAACCTATCAGGCACGCTTGGAGAGATGATTGCACCAAG GATCACGGGTGCGCCTCCACCTGTTCCACCCACGCTGCCAGATGCTTACCACACTCCCTACGATGACGCCTACTATTACTACGCAGCCAGGAACCCGCTAGACCCCAATCTGGCTTACT acGGCCCCGGAGCTGTTGGTGTGGCTTCTTACCCCCATCTGCCCATGGGAGTCCCCCAGCCTCTGAGGCCCGGCCAGTCGACTTCTCTCATACA AGTGCCTAGTCAGCTTGGCATGGCCCCCTCTGGAATGGGAGTCTTTGCTGTTGACAGATCAAAACAGTCCAAGGAGAATGCACTGAGCTACCAGGAGGCTCTTAAACAGCAg GGCTGGATGGAATACATTTCAGAG GAAGAGATCAGGGCAGAGTGGAGTCAGCATTTCCAAAAG ATCCGTGAGCGTCAGGAGCGTAAGATGCGCGAGCTGGAGGAGCGCGAACGCTGCGACGCCAAACTGGAGGCCGAGATGAAGAACTACAAGCCCTGGGggcggggaggaggaggagccccTATCAAGGACGACCACGGCAACCTCATCA GTGACCTGAAACGGATGCACCAGTGCAACGAGGAGGCCTATTTGAACCCAGAGTCCCGCCGGGGGACGGGGAACACAGGCAGGAATGCTCCGACGCCACGGGAGGACAGGCCCCCCTCTGTCCACATGATGGCAG GCTATCCTCAGGGTCAGGCGGGGTCGCACGCCCGGGGCAACGTGTTCAGGGACATGCCCACGCCTCAGCAGCTCCACGAGCAGGACCGATACAAGGAGTACCTGAAGCAGCAG ATTGCGGAGAAGAGGCGCAAGGACGCGGAGGAGCGCGAGCGCCAGCGTCTGGAGGAGGAGCGGGAGGAGAAGAAGCTGGCGGAGCAGAGGGCTCGCATCCAGCAGGAGTACGAGGAGGAGCTGGACAAGAGGAGACGCAAAGAGATGGAG CAATTAGCCAAGAATGAGGAGCTGGTGCGGCaggcggaggagaggaggaaggaggcggagaggaggaagaaggaggaggaggagagagccagCCAGGCCCTGAGGCAGCAGgacgagcgagagagacaggcccgactggaggag gtgAAGAGAGCGCCGTCTCCTCCCATCCCAACCCTGCAGAAGAAGTTGGGGCGTCAGCGTGCCCCCAGACCCCCCTCCGCAGACAGCCGCCAGTCAGCGGGAGCCTCTACT GTTCGTTCCCTCTCTGCCCCTCACTCCCCACCTGTGCCTGCACGGCGGAATCAGCTCAGAGCCAAAG aggAGAAGCAATCTGTGatcagtgagctgtctgcacTGAGCAAACAGCTACGGAATGAGCAGAGGAggctggagagacagagactgcAGACCGAGAGAGAGGACATGGACACCCCACTCAgagagag GCGTAGAGAGCGCCCTCCGGTGGATGTGTTTGATATGGCGCGACTTCGCATGCAGGTTTCGACCAAGAGGCCATCCTCCAGAACCCAGGGGCCAGTCAACATCCAGAACATACACGACTTTAACCAGCTCAAGTACAGAG acagCACGTCCCGTGAGGAGGTGCGTCAGGCCTACCCAGACCCCCCGTGTGACGATTACAGTCTGGAGCTCCAGCAGCAGGCACTGCTACGCCACCAACAACGCAAGATCAACAACATGAGGAAAGATAGAACAg atTACTTCGATCTGTCATCCCCGTCCAGGGCGCTTCATCATCAG ACAACGGAGTCTACTGAAGAGGGCACCAGACCAACACTGCTGCAGTCCGAAAGTGCCTTCATTG ACAGCGTGTCCCTTGAGGAAGAGTGTGAGGCCTACCCAGATGCCCCATGCGATGATCACAGTGTGGACATCCAGCAGCAGGCTTTGCTACGCTGCCAACAACGCAGGATCAACAACATGAGGAAAGACAGAACAG ATTCCCATGCGGGTGCGTTCCCTGAGCCCTGTgaggagcggagagagagacagacctcAGCGCGGGAGAGGAGGCGACTGCAACGGAGGATTGAGTTTGATGAA GATCTGGATGCTCTGTCTGGGCAGCGCGAGGCAGACGGACCGTCAGACGCTCAGTCTCTCCGCAGTCTGGAGAGTGTGAGGGAGCGCAACCACCAGAGGATGAGACCCCTGGAGGACATGAGCAAGCAGAGCGGGAGACCAG GTGAGCTGTACCCAGACGAGGATGACGAGTTCTGGCAGACGACCTCCCCTCCCCTGGATAGACGCGTCTCTGTGGATACCGTTGCCACGGAGCCCTGGCTGAGGCCTGGCACCACGGAAACCCTGAAGAATTTCCTGGCAGGGCGACGACCGCTCAGCAAGGAAACTGTGACTGAGGACTGGGAGGGTCCTTCCACATACCATGGATGA